A window from Megalobrama amblycephala isolate DHTTF-2021 linkage group LG9, ASM1881202v1, whole genome shotgun sequence encodes these proteins:
- the si:ch73-130a3.4 gene encoding THAP domain-containing protein 6, which translates to MPDSCVAWGCKNRRTTLTKSRGITFHKFPKGKALRKQWEIALRRKGFSVSDSSVLCSEHFREQDLDRTGQTVRVRDGAKPSVFNFPAHLQRPVSTRKTRTSRKAEESLSVDCSLQLQETKPLPNVDHSYALPADPTGLKARLSEALARVESLERDMRNVKKREQRAKNIVLALLQDLSGKNLIDEELEHKLNFYSGKIKIL; encoded by the exons ATGCCTGATTCATGTGTTGCTTGGGGCTGTAAAAACCGCCGCACAACCCTGACCAAATCCCGGGGAATTACCTTTCACAA GTTTCCTAAAGGTAAAGCGCTGAGGAAGCAGTGGGAAATTGCCCTAAGAAGGAAAGGTTTTTCCGTCAGTGATTCCTCTGTGCTATGCAGTGAGCACTTCAGGGAGCAGGACTTGGACAGGACAGGTCAGACTGTCAGGGTCAGAGATGGAGCTAAACCATCTGTATTCAATTTCCCGGCTCATCTACAAAGA CCAGTGTCAACCAGGAAAACAAGAACCTCAAGGAAGGCTGAAGAGAGCCTGTCAGTAGACTGTTCTCTGCAGTTACAAGAGACTAAACCTCTGCCTaacgtt GACCACTCCTATGCATTGCCAGCAGATCCCACTGGTCTAAAGGCCAGACTCAGTGAAGCCTTGGCTAGAGTGGAGAGTCTGGAGAGGGACATGAGGAACGTGAAAAAACGAGAACAAAGGGCAAAGAACATAGTGCTTGCTCTTCTACAGGATCTGAGTGGAAAGAACCTCATAGATGAAGAGCTGGAACACAAGCTCAATTTCTACTCGGggaaaattaaaattctataa